A genomic stretch from Nitrospira defluvii includes:
- a CDS encoding non-ribosomal peptide synthetase, protein MVRHPPVSNPPGDTLCDVLRWRAEHQPDQTAYMFLRDGGGSGVGLTYRDLDIRARAIAGYLQSRMGQGERLLLVYPPGLEFVQSFWGALYAGLIAVPVPPPDAFRVKSGASRVQGIIQDAGAVGAFTTSTILKTLQSQNQLPSLGQWLSIEDTALAPASDWRPTRPSASEVAYLQYTSGSTAVPKGVMVSHQNMTAQSRCITEAGCYDAGSVTLSWMPHFHDYGLVKGIIQPAWIGRPAYLMSPLTFLKRPVRWLEAIQHYGVTHSGAPNFAYRRCVDAIAPEDRAKLDLSGWQVASCGAEPIAPDTIERFLEAFGPAGFRREAFYPAYGMAEYTLLISLKRQGVSPTIQSLDAAALEQGVVAGPMSEAGPVRQVVGCGLPVGDTRVVIAHPETLSRSAPQQVGEIWLAGASTTQGYWNNPEETARTFGATLRDTGEGPFLRTGDLGFVKDGEVFVTGRLKDLLIVRGRNHYPQDIERTVESCHASFRVGGTAAVSVEDAGEEAVVVVQELERQAVSPPIEELASAIRLALSEQHELHVSAVVFIKAGSLPKTSSGKVQRRTCREQYLADRLAVIGQSRVPLPPVAPLARTSEPADLRRLTPDARRQEIVCEVQRIIAARLGRSEEAIHADQPIHRLGLDSLMAADVLHRVEESFHVALSLSALLGGGTINDLATTIEREWGAGESPRTAVSSMGADAVTPGPLSENQAALWFLSRLAPGSAAANVSVLLHVPVTVDPTTLRQALDRLAARHAMLRTTFEMEADVPVQRVHDQLPPGWMLVERATWDWIRLRQEAMTAAAIPFDLEQGPLWNARFFQGATQHWLLLVAHHIVVDGWSMLQLVEELKHDCASAGQPARERSEAVTGAPVPYRQFVEWHRALLAGDEGRRLSQFWKTQLSGELPSYDMLYDRPEQTLEPGHYAWHAFHLERPLVERLKALAHEEGTTLYVLCLAALQVLLYRYTDHEDTMVVTPVFGRSRARFARTIGDFVNMLVLRDSVRSDCTGRELLTRTKQRFLDALAHQDYPYGRVVSDVRPTHQGHRAPLAQVLFVLQPFTLLAELDGRQHVLPRAASDVRQPAWASYVIPQQSGQFDLCVEVGESEQGMSGYFEYKDALFSPDRIARMQEHFVRLLEAMVGDPGRTIGSLPLMSEAERRQTLLAWGQSSGGIEPVECLHRLIERQSQRTPDAIALEQDGERVTYRELESRANRLAHYLRRRGVEPGIVVGLCLERSINLIVGMLGILKSGGAYLPLDADYPTERLEYMLRDSEVRVLVTQQDQLARLPATNPHTVCLDSEWAQIARFPDTPIQGTDAIENVAYVIYTSGSTGHPKGVMVEHRSIVNYVQGITGVVGLMPHDRVLQFASMSFDTAAEEIFPCLAIGATLVLRTAMMVDSVSGFLARCREWNLTVLDLPTAYWHEVVARMELEQLPFPESVKTVIIGGERVLPQIVQRWSQQVGTGVRLINTYGPTETTVAATWADLTDANTNGEVTGDLPIGRPFPHASVYVLDRQQQPVPVGVPGELYIGGLGVARGYRGRPDLTAVKFDSDPFSSRPGARLYRTGDLVRWRADGQLEFRGRVDRQVKIRGFRVEMEEIEAVLNRHPDLERAVVEVREDQPGDKRIVAFIVPRPTNRLGLGQLREQLRTQLPAHMIPSMFIELEALPLTVNGKVDRRALLVAADSRASKVDLTSTYLAPRTPLEQVLADIWGEILQLKDVGVHDNFFELGGHSLLATQLVSRVQALFRITVPLRQVFERPTIATLAEVVKDSQQGQSAIRDMKGYEITKASRGVPLRLSFAQERMWFLYQLSPEASAYNIPASVRLHGPLNKAALRWAVGELVRRHESLRTTFAQVDGQPRQIIHDSLQPLWAEEDVRRLPADMREPRALEVATAEARRSFDLQCGPLLRILLIQVGDEDHVLVVSTHHIISDQWSYGVIARELVNSYNAFCGRKPFATPSDLAIQYADFAQWQRGWLTGSVLVEQLAHWKSKLTDLPVMALPADRPRPPVHSFKGDHVSIDLSWSLVNRLKQLSVREGVTLYMVFLAGFFSLLHRLTQQRDLVIGTPIANRNRLEIEDLIGTFVNTLVLRTEVTGELTFRELLRQVRDLTLDAYAHQDVPFEKLVEELRPDRSQGGLPLVQVLFNFANTPFARTEFQHLSWTPYEVSRGAAQLDVGLSIDPLASRKAYLEFNTDLFDRSSAERWLSQYRQFMEVVADHPDATLGRVSMLTTEEQHRMLREWNATDRPFDQTVCFPQLFESQVARTPDAIVLVFEGVEWSYAELNRRANQLAHHLRDCGVGPDVVVPVLLERSPELLITLLAVMKAGGAYLPLVPGLPARRLAAMIETSHAAVLVTDSTLVAGLPQHQLPVLCLDRETETIGRCGEGNPCPVAGPEHLVYVLFTSGSTGHPKGVEIEHRALVNFLRSMQQEPGVNARDVVMALTPLSFDIAGLELYLPLLAGARIILATRQQAMDGAWLQRELDQGTVTVMQATPATWRMVLQFGWKGGRGVKVLCGGEALPRELAQELLARAGSVWNVYGPTETTIWSTLERVRTADRMIALGKPIANTQVYVLDANREPVPVGTPGELYIGGMGLARGYRGAPQLTAERFVANPFRAGERLYRTGDQVKWVPDGRLEYIGRIDYQVKLRGFRIELGEIESVLADDPTVKQAVVIVREDVPGDKRLVAYVLPREGSSCDPQALRKAVRDVVPDYMVPAAIVPMTNFPLTPNGKVDRRALPAPTIEAEHEGPQAIEPRNRLELQLVAIWEQVLGITPIGVRDNFFALGGYSLLALRMFSAIEHTFGKRLPMAVLFQAPTIEQLADVLADEGCTVRWRSLVAIQPEGHKTPFFAVPGVGGNVLVFARLAKLLGEDQPFYGLQARGLDGKEKPFMRVEDMAAHYIAEIRTVQPRGPYLIGGTCTGGLSAYEIAQQLTAQGETVILAVMESWHPRSYVRHWSRPPYLLWPLLFVWMKVATYLRLMRQLPVSEWATFWKGKLHRVWNMMHHTESAEHQDEFLYKDQVTYATFHAVARYELKPFRGQVLNVIASKHPLTNSSDDTRLVFGEWAMGTSRTIYLPAEDSGRLFVAPQVQELAQHLTAFWKEAGVEMREHPDGQGDGPASKAA, encoded by the coding sequence GTGGTCAGACATCCACCGGTAAGCAATCCACCTGGCGACACGTTGTGCGATGTGCTCCGTTGGCGGGCAGAACATCAGCCCGACCAGACGGCCTACATGTTTCTCCGCGACGGCGGCGGCAGCGGGGTTGGTCTCACCTATCGGGACCTTGACATCCGGGCTCGCGCGATCGCCGGATACCTGCAATCCCGAATGGGTCAGGGAGAGCGGCTGCTCCTGGTCTATCCCCCAGGCCTTGAGTTTGTGCAGTCCTTCTGGGGAGCTCTCTATGCGGGTCTGATTGCCGTGCCGGTGCCGCCTCCGGATGCGTTTCGCGTGAAGTCCGGCGCGTCGCGCGTGCAGGGCATCATCCAAGACGCAGGCGCCGTCGGCGCATTCACCACCAGCACGATCCTAAAGACGCTGCAGTCGCAGAATCAGCTGCCCTCGTTGGGGCAGTGGCTGTCGATTGAGGACACGGCCTTGGCGCCTGCTTCCGATTGGCGTCCGACGCGTCCGTCCGCTTCTGAGGTCGCGTACCTGCAATACACGTCCGGCTCGACCGCCGTCCCTAAAGGCGTGATGGTCAGCCATCAAAATATGACGGCCCAGAGTCGTTGCATTACAGAGGCGGGCTGTTACGACGCGGGATCTGTGACACTGTCCTGGATGCCGCATTTTCACGACTATGGGCTGGTCAAGGGGATCATCCAGCCGGCCTGGATCGGGCGCCCCGCCTACCTCATGTCACCGCTGACCTTCCTCAAGCGCCCGGTTCGCTGGCTTGAGGCCATCCAGCATTATGGCGTCACCCATAGCGGCGCACCAAATTTTGCCTATCGTCGTTGCGTCGACGCCATCGCACCAGAAGATCGTGCCAAATTGGATCTTTCCGGATGGCAGGTGGCAAGTTGCGGCGCCGAGCCCATTGCGCCGGACACGATCGAGCGATTTCTGGAAGCCTTCGGACCGGCGGGATTTCGGCGTGAAGCATTCTATCCTGCCTACGGCATGGCGGAGTATACGCTCCTCATTTCTCTGAAGCGGCAAGGTGTGTCACCCACGATTCAGTCGCTCGATGCGGCCGCGCTTGAGCAGGGGGTTGTGGCAGGGCCCATGTCGGAGGCCGGGCCGGTTCGGCAGGTGGTCGGGTGCGGGCTTCCGGTCGGGGACACCAGGGTGGTCATTGCGCACCCCGAAACCCTGTCCCGTAGTGCGCCGCAACAGGTCGGAGAAATCTGGCTGGCCGGTGCCAGCACGACTCAAGGGTATTGGAACAATCCGGAGGAGACGGCGCGGACCTTCGGCGCGACGCTGCGGGATACGGGCGAGGGGCCGTTCCTGCGCACCGGCGACCTCGGGTTCGTCAAGGACGGCGAAGTGTTTGTCACGGGGCGTTTGAAAGACCTGCTCATCGTTCGAGGCAGAAATCATTACCCCCAGGACATCGAGCGCACGGTGGAGTCGTGCCATGCCAGCTTCCGGGTAGGGGGAACAGCGGCCGTCTCCGTCGAGGATGCCGGTGAAGAAGCTGTCGTGGTCGTACAGGAACTCGAACGGCAGGCCGTATCTCCGCCTATTGAGGAACTGGCTTCTGCGATCCGCCTCGCCCTGTCGGAACAGCATGAGCTGCATGTGTCTGCCGTCGTGTTCATCAAAGCGGGCAGCCTTCCCAAAACTTCCAGTGGAAAAGTACAACGGCGAACCTGTCGCGAGCAGTACCTGGCGGATCGATTGGCGGTGATCGGCCAGAGTCGGGTGCCGCTTCCGCCTGTCGCCCCCTTGGCGAGGACCAGCGAACCAGCCGACCTGCGCAGGCTCACGCCGGACGCACGCCGCCAAGAGATCGTGTGTGAGGTGCAGAGGATCATTGCTGCTCGACTAGGGAGGAGCGAAGAAGCGATTCACGCGGATCAGCCGATCCATCGTTTAGGTCTCGACTCTTTGATGGCAGCCGACGTGCTGCATCGCGTCGAGGAGTCGTTCCATGTGGCGCTTTCCCTATCCGCCCTCCTGGGAGGCGGGACGATCAATGACCTTGCCACGACGATTGAGAGGGAATGGGGTGCGGGGGAATCACCCAGGACGGCGGTCTCCTCGATGGGCGCTGATGCAGTTACCCCGGGACCGTTGTCCGAAAATCAGGCCGCCTTATGGTTCTTGAGTCGTCTCGCGCCTGGCAGTGCCGCAGCCAACGTCTCCGTGTTGCTGCATGTGCCGGTTACCGTCGATCCGACCACCCTACGGCAGGCGCTGGACCGGCTGGCTGCCCGGCATGCGATGCTTCGCACGACGTTTGAGATGGAGGCGGATGTCCCAGTCCAACGTGTTCATGACCAGCTCCCGCCGGGCTGGATGCTGGTTGAGAGGGCGACCTGGGACTGGATCCGCTTGCGGCAGGAGGCGATGACCGCGGCGGCGATACCGTTTGATCTTGAACAGGGACCGTTGTGGAATGCCCGCTTCTTTCAGGGGGCCACACAGCATTGGTTGTTGCTCGTCGCCCACCATATCGTGGTTGACGGGTGGTCGATGCTCCAACTCGTCGAGGAACTTAAGCATGACTGTGCGTCGGCAGGGCAACCTGCACGTGAAAGGAGTGAAGCGGTCACCGGGGCTCCCGTACCCTACCGGCAGTTTGTCGAATGGCATCGTGCCTTGTTGGCCGGCGACGAAGGCAGACGCCTGTCACAATTTTGGAAGACGCAATTGAGCGGTGAACTGCCGAGCTACGACATGTTGTATGACCGGCCGGAGCAGACGCTTGAGCCTGGTCACTATGCCTGGCACGCGTTTCATCTCGAAAGACCACTCGTCGAGCGTCTCAAAGCATTGGCCCATGAAGAAGGAACGACGCTGTACGTCCTCTGCCTGGCCGCCCTTCAAGTCCTGCTGTACCGATACACGGATCACGAAGACACGATGGTGGTCACGCCTGTATTCGGTCGCAGCCGGGCTCGATTCGCCCGGACCATCGGGGATTTCGTCAACATGCTGGTCCTGCGCGATAGTGTGCGGTCTGACTGTACCGGACGTGAGTTGCTGACACGAACGAAACAGCGTTTTCTCGACGCCCTCGCGCACCAAGACTATCCCTATGGACGAGTCGTGTCGGATGTGCGCCCGACTCATCAGGGGCATCGTGCTCCGTTGGCGCAAGTGCTGTTCGTACTGCAACCGTTCACCCTCCTGGCCGAACTCGACGGACGGCAACATGTCCTGCCGCGTGCTGCTTCCGACGTCCGACAGCCTGCGTGGGCCTCCTATGTCATTCCCCAACAGAGCGGCCAGTTCGATCTCTGTGTCGAAGTGGGGGAGTCGGAACAGGGCATGAGCGGGTATTTCGAATACAAAGACGCCCTGTTCTCGCCGGACCGGATCGCACGCATGCAGGAGCATTTTGTTCGCCTGCTGGAAGCCATGGTGGGCGATCCAGGTCGGACGATCGGTTCGCTGCCACTCATGTCCGAGGCCGAACGACGCCAGACGCTATTGGCCTGGGGGCAGTCATCCGGTGGCATAGAGCCGGTCGAATGTCTCCACCGTCTGATCGAACGACAGTCGCAACGCACACCCGATGCCATCGCCCTGGAACAAGACGGGGAGCGGGTGACCTATCGAGAGCTGGAGTCGCGTGCGAACCGCCTGGCCCATTACTTGCGCCGCCGGGGTGTCGAGCCGGGGATTGTCGTTGGGCTCTGTCTCGAACGTTCGATCAATCTGATCGTGGGCATGTTGGGAATTCTGAAATCGGGCGGGGCCTATCTGCCGTTGGATGCGGATTATCCCACAGAGCGACTGGAATACATGCTGCGCGACAGCGAAGTTCGCGTGCTGGTCACGCAACAGGACCAACTCGCTCGTTTGCCTGCGACGAATCCCCATACCGTTTGTCTCGACTCCGAATGGGCGCAGATTGCGCGGTTTCCTGACACCCCGATTCAGGGCACTGATGCCATCGAGAATGTGGCCTATGTGATCTACACGTCCGGGTCCACCGGGCATCCGAAGGGCGTGATGGTTGAGCATCGGTCGATCGTCAATTATGTCCAGGGCATCACCGGCGTTGTCGGTCTCATGCCTCACGATCGAGTATTGCAATTCGCATCGATGAGCTTTGACACCGCCGCAGAGGAGATTTTTCCCTGCCTGGCCATCGGAGCGACGCTGGTGCTGCGCACCGCGATGATGGTGGATTCGGTGTCGGGATTTCTGGCGCGATGCCGCGAGTGGAACCTGACGGTGCTTGACCTGCCGACGGCCTACTGGCACGAAGTCGTGGCGCGTATGGAACTGGAGCAGTTGCCCTTCCCTGAATCGGTGAAGACCGTGATCATCGGCGGTGAACGGGTGCTTCCGCAAATCGTGCAGCGGTGGAGCCAACAGGTCGGGACAGGTGTTCGCTTGATCAATACCTACGGGCCGACCGAAACCACCGTGGCCGCCACCTGGGCGGACCTGACCGATGCGAATACGAACGGCGAGGTCACCGGTGATCTCCCGATCGGGCGCCCTTTTCCACATGCCTCCGTCTATGTGTTGGATCGTCAGCAGCAGCCGGTGCCGGTGGGGGTGCCGGGAGAGTTGTATATCGGCGGCTTGGGGGTGGCGAGGGGGTATCGAGGTCGCCCTGATCTGACCGCGGTCAAATTTGATTCCGACCCCTTCTCCAGTCGTCCCGGAGCTCGTCTCTATCGGACCGGAGATCTGGTGCGATGGCGGGCGGACGGGCAGCTGGAGTTTCGCGGTCGTGTCGATCGCCAGGTCAAGATTCGTGGATTCAGGGTGGAGATGGAGGAGATCGAAGCGGTGCTGAATCGCCATCCCGATCTGGAGCGGGCTGTTGTGGAGGTGCGGGAGGATCAGCCCGGTGACAAGCGGATCGTGGCGTTCATAGTTCCGCGCCCGACCAATCGTTTAGGGCTGGGGCAGTTGCGGGAACAACTTCGCACACAATTGCCCGCCCACATGATTCCCTCAATGTTCATTGAGCTGGAGGCGCTCCCGCTGACCGTCAACGGAAAGGTCGATCGGCGCGCATTGCTGGTGGCCGCGGATAGTCGGGCCAGCAAAGTTGATTTGACCTCTACGTATCTCGCCCCGCGAACTCCCCTTGAGCAGGTGTTGGCCGACATCTGGGGGGAAATTCTGCAACTCAAAGATGTCGGCGTGCACGACAACTTTTTCGAGTTGGGTGGACATTCCCTGCTGGCGACCCAGCTGGTGTCACGGGTGCAGGCGCTGTTCCGGATCACGGTGCCCCTGCGTCAGGTCTTCGAGCGCCCAACCATCGCCACCCTGGCCGAGGTGGTGAAGGACTCGCAGCAGGGCCAGTCGGCGATACGGGACATGAAGGGGTACGAGATTACGAAAGCCAGTCGTGGCGTGCCACTTCGGCTGTCGTTCGCGCAGGAACGGATGTGGTTTCTCTACCAACTCTCGCCGGAAGCTTCGGCCTACAACATTCCCGCCAGCGTGCGTCTCCATGGTCCGCTGAACAAGGCCGCGCTGCGATGGGCGGTCGGCGAGTTGGTTCGACGCCACGAATCGCTTCGGACCACCTTCGCACAGGTCGACGGACAACCGCGCCAGATTATCCATGATTCGTTGCAGCCGCTCTGGGCGGAGGAGGATGTGCGGCGGTTACCGGCGGACATGCGTGAGCCGCGAGCATTAGAGGTCGCGACCGCGGAAGCACGCCGGTCATTTGATTTGCAATGCGGTCCTCTCCTGCGCATTCTGCTCATTCAGGTCGGCGATGAAGACCATGTGCTGGTCGTCAGCACGCATCACATCATCTCCGATCAATGGTCCTACGGCGTGATCGCCCGTGAATTGGTGAATAGCTACAACGCCTTTTGCGGGAGGAAGCCGTTTGCGACGCCTTCTGACCTTGCCATTCAGTATGCCGATTTCGCCCAGTGGCAACGGGGTTGGCTCACGGGATCAGTCTTGGTCGAGCAGCTCGCACATTGGAAATCCAAGCTGACCGACCTCCCGGTCATGGCCTTGCCGGCCGATCGACCGCGGCCACCCGTGCATTCGTTCAAAGGCGATCACGTCTCGATCGACCTATCATGGTCCTTAGTGAACCGATTGAAGCAGTTGAGTGTGCGCGAGGGCGTGACTCTGTACATGGTGTTCCTGGCCGGCTTCTTCAGCCTGTTGCATCGGTTGACGCAGCAACGGGATCTCGTCATCGGGACGCCCATCGCCAATCGCAACCGGTTGGAAATCGAAGATCTCATTGGCACATTTGTGAATACGCTGGTGTTGCGCACCGAAGTGACGGGCGAGTTGACCTTCCGCGAATTGCTCAGGCAGGTGCGCGATTTAACCTTGGACGCGTACGCGCACCAGGATGTGCCGTTCGAGAAGCTCGTGGAGGAATTGCGGCCGGACCGCAGTCAGGGCGGGCTTCCGTTGGTGCAGGTGCTGTTCAATTTTGCGAACACGCCGTTTGCCCGGACAGAATTCCAGCACCTGTCCTGGACGCCTTACGAAGTCAGCCGTGGCGCGGCTCAGCTGGATGTGGGGCTTTCCATCGACCCACTTGCGTCGCGCAAAGCCTATCTGGAATTTAATACGGACCTGTTCGACCGGAGTTCGGCTGAGCGGTGGCTCTCGCAATACCGACAATTCATGGAAGTCGTCGCCGATCATCCGGACGCTACGCTGGGACGGGTCTCCATGCTGACGACAGAGGAACAGCATCGGATGCTGCGTGAGTGGAACGCGACCGACAGACCCTTCGACCAAACCGTCTGTTTTCCTCAACTCTTTGAATCGCAGGTTGCACGAACGCCCGACGCCATCGTGCTGGTCTTCGAGGGAGTCGAATGGTCCTACGCGGAACTCAATCGACGGGCAAATCAGTTGGCGCATCACTTGCGGGATTGTGGGGTGGGGCCGGACGTCGTCGTGCCGGTGTTGTTGGAGCGGTCACCCGAGCTGTTGATCACGCTGCTGGCCGTCATGAAAGCCGGTGGGGCGTATTTGCCCCTGGTTCCTGGGTTGCCCGCCCGGAGACTGGCCGCCATGATCGAAACCAGTCATGCGGCGGTGTTGGTGACGGATTCCACGCTGGTCGCCGGACTGCCGCAGCATCAGTTGCCCGTCCTCTGCCTGGATCGGGAAACGGAGACGATCGGGCGTTGCGGAGAAGGAAACCCCTGTCCGGTGGCCGGCCCGGAGCATCTGGTCTATGTGCTCTTTACGTCGGGGTCGACAGGACACCCCAAAGGTGTGGAGATCGAGCATCGCGCCCTCGTGAACTTTTTGCGCTCCATGCAGCAGGAACCGGGAGTGAACGCTCGCGACGTGGTGATGGCACTGACGCCGCTCTCCTTCGACATTGCCGGTCTGGAATTGTACCTTCCGCTCCTCGCGGGCGCGCGGATTATTCTCGCAACCCGGCAGCAGGCCATGGATGGGGCTTGGCTTCAGCGTGAGTTGGACCAGGGTACGGTCACCGTCATGCAGGCGACGCCTGCCACCTGGCGAATGGTGCTGCAGTTCGGTTGGAAGGGGGGGCGAGGAGTCAAAGTGTTATGCGGAGGAGAGGCACTTCCTCGGGAACTGGCGCAGGAACTGCTCGCCAGGGCCGGGTCGGTGTGGAACGTGTATGGACCCACAGAGACGACCATCTGGTCCACGCTCGAACGGGTCCGCACGGCCGATCGGATGATCGCCCTCGGGAAACCAATCGCGAATACACAGGTCTATGTCCTGGACGCCAATCGGGAACCCGTGCCGGTCGGTACACCGGGCGAGCTCTATATCGGCGGCATGGGGTTGGCGCGTGGATACAGGGGCGCGCCGCAGCTCACGGCGGAGCGGTTTGTGGCGAACCCGTTCCGCGCGGGCGAGCGACTCTATCGCACAGGCGATCAGGTAAAGTGGGTGCCGGATGGACGATTGGAGTATATCGGCCGCATCGATTATCAGGTGAAATTGCGCGGGTTCCGGATCGAACTCGGCGAAATCGAATCGGTGTTGGCGGATGATCCGACCGTCAAACAGGCCGTCGTCATTGTGCGCGAGGATGTCCCGGGCGATAAACGATTGGTCGCCTATGTGCTGCCGCGAGAGGGCTCGTCGTGTGATCCGCAGGCCCTTCGCAAGGCGGTGCGGGACGTGGTCCCCGATTACATGGTGCCCGCGGCGATTGTGCCGATGACGAATTTCCCGCTGACGCCGAACGGAAAGGTGGATCGGCGTGCCTTGCCCGCGCCGACCATCGAAGCGGAGCATGAGGGGCCTCAGGCGATCGAACCCCGGAATCGTCTCGAACTACAATTGGTCGCGATTTGGGAGCAGGTCTTGGGCATCACGCCCATCGGCGTGCGCGATAACTTTTTTGCCCTCGGCGGGTATTCTCTGCTCGCGCTCCGAATGTTCAGCGCCATTGAGCATACGTTCGGCAAGCGTCTGCCGATGGCGGTGTTGTTCCAGGCTCCGACGATCGAACAGTTGGCCGACGTGCTGGCCGATGAAGGCTGCACCGTACGCTGGCGATCCCTGGTGGCGATTCAGCCGGAAGGACACAAGACGCCGTTTTTTGCGGTGCCGGGGGTCGGGGGCAATGTGCTGGTGTTCGCTCGCCTTGCCAAGTTGCTGGGAGAGGATCAACCCTTTTATGGTCTACAGGCGCGTGGTCTGGACGGGAAGGAAAAGCCGTTCATGCGGGTTGAGGACATGGCGGCCCATTACATCGCGGAGATTCGGACAGTGCAGCCGCGAGGGCCGTACCTGATAGGTGGTACCTGCACCGGGGGCCTGTCGGCCTATGAAATCGCCCAGCAGCTGACCGCCCAGGGAGAAACCGTCATTCTGGCTGTGATGGAGTCGTGGCATCCGCGCTCCTACGTGAGACATTGGAGTCGTCCGCCCTATCTCCTCTGGCCACTGCTCTTCGTGTGGATGAAAGTCGCGACCTACCTGCGGCTCATGCGGCAGCTACCCGTCAGTGAATGGGCGACATTCTGGAAGGGAAAATTACATCGCGTATGGAATATGATGCATCACACGGAGTCTGCCGAACATCAAGACGAATTTCTCTACAAGGACCAGGTGACGTACGCAACCTTCCATGCCGTGGCCCGATATGAGCTGAAACCGTTCCGAGGGCAGGTGTTGAACGTCATTGCATCCAAGCATCCGCTCACGAACTCCAGCGACGACACGCGCTTGGTCTTCGGTGAGTGGGCCATGGGTACCAGCCGGACCATCTACCTGCCGGCTGAGGACTCCGGTCGGTTGTTTGTCGCTCCGCAGGTGCAGGAGTTAGCGCAGCATCTCACCGCGTTCTGGAAAGAGGCCGGCGTCGAGATGCGTGAACATCCGGACGGGCAGGGAGATGGACCGGCCTCGAAAGCCGCCTAG
- a CDS encoding DUF2779 domain-containing protein, which produces MLISPEPAARSSYRLSKSRYLSGLQCHKRLYLEVHAPGLATKPDAATQAILDMGTDLGELARRRFPGGRLVSAGYRQSQEALAETTELLHDSTIPAIFEGAFQFNQVLVRVDVLERVGVKDLGQPTWRLVEVKSSSKVKATHVDDLAIQSYVLKGIGLALAEICLMHVNTQYVFDGRHLDLDQLFTLRSLTDMVWPRLPEVATRLGAMQAMLEELSAPAIGPDEHCHSPYECPFWDHCTREKPARWIYHLPGSSKTVVHLRELGVETIDEIPDSVSLTAVQRRVKENREWVGEGLRSALETIVYPVHHLDFETFMPAVPKFVDTRPYQVIPTQWSNHIEQPDGSLAHAEFLCRDERDPREELAVTLLESLGREGSICVYSSYERSVIERLAEDFPSLRKDLKRVVARLWDLHVIIRDHYYHPAFEGSYSIKTVLPAVVPSLSYDDLVIRDGGVAACEYSRMIFTVSDWIEKAQIQEALLRYCERDTLAMVELRKELRKRAG; this is translated from the coding sequence ATGTTGATCTCACCAGAGCCTGCCGCGCGCTCCTCCTATCGGTTGTCCAAATCACGGTATTTGTCGGGGCTGCAATGTCATAAGCGTCTCTATCTGGAGGTGCATGCCCCAGGGTTGGCCACCAAACCGGATGCCGCCACGCAGGCGATTCTGGATATGGGCACCGATCTCGGCGAACTGGCACGTCGACGATTTCCCGGCGGGCGGCTTGTCTCGGCAGGATATCGCCAGTCTCAAGAGGCCCTGGCGGAGACGACCGAACTGCTGCACGACTCAACAATACCGGCAATATTCGAAGGCGCCTTTCAGTTCAACCAGGTTCTGGTCCGTGTCGATGTCCTGGAACGTGTCGGGGTGAAAGACCTGGGGCAACCGACCTGGCGCCTCGTAGAGGTGAAGTCCTCGAGCAAGGTGAAGGCGACCCATGTGGATGATCTGGCGATCCAAAGTTACGTGCTTAAGGGGATCGGGCTGGCGCTTGCGGAGATCTGCCTGATGCACGTCAATACGCAGTATGTGTTTGACGGTCGCCATCTGGATCTCGACCAACTGTTTACCCTGCGTTCGCTGACCGACATGGTGTGGCCACGGCTGCCGGAAGTTGCGACGCGGCTCGGGGCGATGCAGGCGATGTTGGAAGAGTTGTCGGCGCCTGCCATCGGTCCGGATGAGCACTGCCACAGTCCCTATGAATGCCCGTTCTGGGATCATTGCACGCGGGAGAAGCCGGCGCGCTGGATTTACCACCTGCCTGGGAGCAGTAAGACGGTCGTCCACCTCCGTGAGTTAGGGGTCGAGACGATCGACGAGATTCCTGATTCTGTCTCGCTCACGGCGGTGCAACGGCGGGTGAAGGAGAATCGGGAATGGGTGGGGGAAGGCCTGCGGTCGGCGCTGGAGACGATCGTGTATCCGGTCCACCATCTGGATTTTGAGACCTTCATGCCGGCGGTACCGAAATTCGTGGATACGAGACCCTACCAGGTGATTCCCACTCAATGGTCCAATCACATTGAGCAGCCTGACGGCTCGCTGGCGCATGCCGAGTTCCTCTGCCGGGACGAACGGGATCCGCGCGAAGAACTGGCGGTGACATTGCTCGAATCGTTGGGACGGGAGGGCAGCATCTGCGTCTACTCGAGTTACGAACGGTCGGTGATCGAGCGACTGGCGGAGGATTTCCCCTCGCTGCGCAAAGACCTGAAACGGGTGGTGGCCCGATTGTGGGATCTCCATGTGATCATCCGGGATCACTATTATCATCCGGCTTTTGAGGGCAGCTATTCGATCAAAACTGTTTTGCCGGCCGTTGTGCCGTCCCTGAGTTATGACGACTTGGTAATTCGGGATGGGGGTGTCGCGGCTTGCGAATACAGCCGCATGATTTTTACCGTGTCCGATTGGATCGAGAAGGCACAGATTCAGGAGGCACTCCTGCGGTACTGTGAGCGTGACACCCTGGCGATGGTCGAGTTACGGAAGGAATTGAGAAAAAGAGCCGGTTAA